One genomic segment of Panicum virgatum strain AP13 chromosome 2N, P.virgatum_v5, whole genome shotgun sequence includes these proteins:
- the LOC120660873 gene encoding bZIP transcription factor TRAB1-like yields MEFMNGGSSKQRRPAREEGAPLPRQGSVYSLTFDEFQSALGRAAAGGGGGTGKDFGSMNMDELLRNIWNAEETQAMASASGAGVPPTMLQRQGSSLTLPRTLSAKTVDEVWRNLVRDEPPQGADGNGQEQAHRQSTLGEMTLEEFLVRAGVVRENPAPAPAPPPMLPPRPVPVAPTSSALFGNFQGADDAATAAALGFAPVRMGDLALGNGLMPPRATGGMGGSAAMAVQTAVNQIDSGGKGYSDLSSPTEPLPYSFEGMIRGRRNGAGVEKVVERRQRRMIKNRESAARSRARKQAYTMELEAEVQKLKELNQELERKQAEIMEMQKNEVPEMLKDPFGRKKRACLRRTLTGPW; encoded by the exons GTCGAAGCAGCGCCgcccggcgagggaggagggggcgccgctgcCGAGGCAGGGGTCGGTCTACTCGCTGACGTTCGACGAGTTCCAGAGCGCGctcggccgggccgccgccggaggcggcggcggcaccgggaAGGACTTCGGCTCTATGAACATGGACGAGCTGCTCCGGAACATCTGGAACGCGGAGGAGACCCAGGCCAtggcctccgcctccggcgcGGGGGTGCCGCCCACGATGCTGCAGCGCCAGGGCTCGTCGCTCACGCTTCCCCGCACGCTCAGCGCCAAGACGGTCGACGAGGTGTGGCGCAACCTCGTGCGCGACGAGCCGCCGCAGGGGGCGGACGGCAACGGACAGGAGCAGGCCCACCGCCAGTCGACGCTCGGGGAGATGACTCTGGAGGAGTTCTTGGTCAGAGCCGGCGTGGTCAGGGAgaaccccgcccccgccccagcgccaccgcctatgctgccgccgcggccggtcCCTGTTGCCCCTACAAGCTCCGCCCTTTTCGGGAATTTCCAGGGTGCCGACGATGCCGCCACTGCGGCAGCTCTGGGGTTTGCGCCGGTCCGCATGGGGGATCTGGCCCTTGGCAATGGGCTGATGCCGCCGAGGGCGACGGGCGGCATGGGAGGCAGCGCCGCCATGGCTGTTCAAACAGCGGTGAACCAGATCGATTCTGGCGGGAAGGGGTACAGCGACCTGTCGTCGCCGACGGAGCCTCTGCCCTATTCGTTTGAGGGGATGATCCGGGGGAGAAGGAATGGCGCCGGAGTGGAGAAAGTGGTGGAGaggaggcagaggaggatgatCAAGAACAGGGAGTCTGCGGCGAGGTCTCGGGCGCGCAAACAG GCATATACAATGGAGTTGGAAGCTGAAGTTCAGAAACTCAAGGAGCTAAATCAGGAACTGGAAAGGAAACAG GCAGAGATTATGGAAATGCAGAAGAACGAG GTACCGGAAATGTTGAAGGATCCATTCGGACGGAAGAAACGGGCGTGCTTGCGAAGAACACTGACAGGCCCCTGGTGA